In [Leptolyngbya] sp. PCC 7376, a genomic segment contains:
- the gpmI gene encoding 2,3-bisphosphoglycerate-independent phosphoglycerate mutase: MAHAPVSPVVLVILDGWGYRKETNANAIAAAETPNVNTFFDVYPSTLIHTSGKRVGLPNGQMGNSEVGHLNLGAGRVVPQELVRISDAIEDGSFLHNQTLVNVCQAVRDKGKKLHLIGLCSDGGVHSHIKHLLGLLDLAKVNGISDVCIHAITDGRDTNTTEGLNYLTQIQEHIDKFGVGEISTISGRYFAMDRDRRWDRVKRSYDVMTGIGEIEKRSFAEILQSHYDEDITDEFIPPVRLTESAIEVGDGIIFYNFRPDRARQLSYAFVQDEFDGFEREKIQDLSFLSFTQYDAKLDVAVAFPPQNLTKILGEVIADNNLKQFRTAETEKYPHVTYFFNGGLEVPFEGEDRELISSPQVATYDQQPEMSAQAVTDAACAAVKKGVYSLIVINYANPDMVGHTGKLEAAKKAIEVVDNCLGHLVTTINQAGGTALITADHGNAEYMADENGKSWTAHTTNPVPFMLIEGEKRKIAGHGGDVQLRPDGCLADVAPTILEILGIEQPQEMTGESLIATAPYAVSSRS, from the coding sequence ATGGCGCATGCACCTGTATCCCCAGTGGTGCTCGTAATTCTAGATGGCTGGGGCTATCGCAAGGAAACAAATGCGAATGCCATTGCCGCAGCGGAAACTCCGAATGTAAATACTTTTTTCGATGTATATCCCTCCACGCTGATCCACACCTCTGGGAAGCGAGTCGGACTGCCAAATGGGCAAATGGGCAATTCAGAGGTTGGTCACTTGAATCTAGGGGCAGGAAGAGTTGTCCCCCAAGAACTTGTTCGTATTTCTGATGCTATTGAAGACGGATCTTTTCTCCACAACCAAACCCTCGTCAATGTTTGCCAAGCAGTCCGCGACAAGGGAAAAAAGCTTCACCTGATTGGTCTATGTTCTGATGGTGGCGTACATTCCCACATTAAACATCTACTTGGTCTATTAGATCTGGCTAAGGTTAATGGCATTAGTGACGTCTGCATCCATGCAATTACCGATGGTCGCGATACAAATACTACCGAAGGTCTTAATTATTTAACTCAAATTCAAGAGCATATCGACAAATTTGGCGTTGGAGAAATCTCAACAATAAGCGGTCGTTACTTCGCGATGGATCGCGATCGCCGCTGGGATCGGGTAAAGCGCTCCTATGATGTGATGACTGGTATTGGTGAAATTGAGAAACGCTCATTCGCCGAAATTCTACAGTCTCATTACGATGAGGATATTACTGACGAATTTATTCCGCCAGTACGTCTGACAGAAAGTGCAATAGAAGTGGGCGATGGCATCATCTTCTATAACTTCCGTCCTGACCGTGCCCGTCAACTATCCTATGCTTTTGTACAGGATGAGTTCGATGGTTTTGAGCGCGAGAAAATTCAAGACTTAAGCTTTTTAAGCTTTACACAGTATGATGCCAAGCTCGACGTAGCAGTCGCCTTCCCTCCCCAAAATCTCACAAAGATTCTCGGAGAAGTGATCGCAGATAATAACCTGAAGCAATTCCGTACGGCAGAGACAGAAAAATATCCTCACGTGACTTACTTTTTCAATGGTGGTTTAGAAGTCCCATTTGAAGGTGAAGATCGTGAGCTGATTTCGAGTCCTCAAGTGGCAACATATGACCAACAGCCAGAGATGTCTGCCCAAGCGGTAACGGATGCAGCTTGCGCGGCAGTTAAGAAAGGGGTTTATAGTCTAATCGTCATTAACTATGCGAATCCTGACATGGTCGGCCATACCGGAAAATTAGAGGCCGCCAAAAAAGCAATTGAAGTTGTCGACAATTGCCTCGGACACCTCGTCACGACCATCAATCAGGCTGGTGGCACAGCATTAATCACCGCTGATCATGGGAATGCGGAATATATGGCTGATGAAAACGGTAAGTCTTGGACAGCTCACACAACAAATCCTGTGCCTTTTATGCTGATCGAAGGCGAAAAACGGAAGATTGCAGGGCATGGTGGTGACGTTCAATTACGTCCCGATGGCTGTCTTGCGGATGTGGCACCGACAATTCTCGAAATTCTCGGTATCGAGCAACCGCAAGAAATGACGGGTGAATCATTGATTGCCACAGCTCCCTACGCGGTTTCAAGCCGTAGCTAG
- the secG gene encoding preprotein translocase subunit SecG — protein sequence MLETVLQVVWTASAIGLILLVLLHSPKGDGLGGIGGQAQMFTSTKSAETALNRATWVLFITFISITVVFSAGWLTSIVETAAPVTGQ from the coding sequence ATGCTTGAAACTGTTTTACAAGTCGTCTGGACGGCGTCGGCGATCGGCCTAATTTTATTAGTTCTCCTCCACAGTCCTAAAGGTGATGGCCTTGGTGGTATCGGTGGTCAAGCGCAAATGTTTACCAGTACAAAAAGTGCAGAGACGGCACTAAATCGTGCAACTTGGGTCTTATTTATTACGTTCATCAGCATTACTGTCGTATTCAGTGCAGGCTGGTTAACGTCTATTGTCGAAACAGCAGCACCAGTTACGGGACAGTAA
- a CDS encoding matrixin family metalloprotease, which yields MQLFCYAWRRYRIWWRFFLGLFLSGAIALCTSFIYIGQTQSQSLPALATHPLPETLVQWQPQNSEKVRDYFAEIKPSPLGHLIWSEFPITVFYSKLDSNLSSNQQQQQTKWQQAVQEAIAAWSVYLPIEEIEDAENADIIIWREPPPIQITVNPETGERDYSFGRNAETRYRFYLDDQRRVRHQMTIYLSPHQRAIATLITARHELGHALGIWGHSNNSKDALYVSQTSTDNGISEADINTLKRIYQQPTKLGWSLP from the coding sequence ATGCAACTATTTTGCTATGCTTGGCGACGCTACCGGATTTGGTGGCGTTTTTTCTTGGGGTTATTTCTAAGTGGGGCGATCGCCTTATGCACCAGTTTTATTTATATTGGTCAAACACAATCACAATCTCTACCAGCTTTAGCAACTCATCCTCTACCAGAAACGTTAGTGCAATGGCAACCACAAAATTCTGAGAAAGTACGAGATTATTTTGCAGAGATTAAACCTTCACCACTTGGTCATCTGATTTGGTCAGAATTTCCAATCACCGTTTTTTACTCTAAGCTCGACTCAAATTTATCCTCAAATCAGCAACAGCAACAAACGAAATGGCAGCAAGCGGTGCAAGAGGCGATCGCCGCGTGGTCTGTTTATCTACCAATCGAAGAGATTGAGGATGCCGAAAACGCGGATATTATCATTTGGCGTGAGCCTCCACCAATTCAAATAACAGTCAACCCAGAAACGGGAGAACGAGACTATTCTTTTGGCCGTAACGCAGAAACTCGCTATCGGTTTTATCTCGACGATCAACGGCGAGTCCGCCACCAAATGACTATTTATCTCAGTCCCCACCAACGGGCGATCGCCACTCTGATTACGGCTCGGCATGAGCTTGGCCATGCCCTTGGCATTTGGGGGCATAGCAATAATTCAAAAGATGCTTTGTATGTGAGCCAAACATCGACAGATAATGGCATTAGCGAAGCAGACATTAATACTTTAAAAAGAATTTATCAACAACCCACAAAACTCGGTTGGTCGCTACCTTAA
- a CDS encoding N-acetylmannosamine-6-phosphate 2-epimerase, with translation MVEMLDSFAGKLIISCQAPADSPLHQPEMIAAIAQACVNQGAVAVRIDSPAHIKAVRKVLPEIPIIGLWKRMYTGSDVYITPQLSDAVAVVEAGADIVAIDATARPRYGGENLAEIITGIQKQTGKLVMADLDAYDNAVLAAKAGADILGTTLYGYTGETKNLTPPGFELLEKLAQNFDLPIICEGGIGSPEMLKKAFAVGADSVVVGTAITGVDLLAQRFLQAL, from the coding sequence ATGGTTGAGATGCTGGATTCGTTCGCGGGAAAACTTATTATCTCTTGTCAGGCTCCGGCAGATTCTCCGCTCCATCAACCGGAAATGATTGCGGCGATCGCCCAAGCTTGTGTAAATCAAGGCGCCGTTGCCGTCCGAATTGACAGCCCTGCTCATATTAAAGCCGTCCGCAAAGTCTTGCCCGAGATTCCGATTATTGGCCTGTGGAAACGGATGTATACAGGCTCAGATGTTTACATTACGCCGCAACTATCAGATGCTGTGGCGGTTGTTGAAGCAGGGGCAGATATTGTGGCGATCGATGCTACCGCCCGCCCCCGTTATGGTGGGGAAAATTTGGCGGAGATTATTACAGGCATTCAAAAGCAAACTGGCAAATTGGTAATGGCGGATCTCGATGCCTATGACAATGCCGTTTTAGCTGCGAAAGCTGGTGCAGATATCCTCGGCACAACTCTCTATGGCTACACTGGTGAAACAAAAAATCTTACGCCACCAGGCTTCGAGTTACTCGAAAAACTAGCTCAGAATTTCGATTTACCTATCATTTGCGAAGGTGGTATTGGTTCTCCGGAGATGCTCAAAAAAGCATTTGCAGTCGGTGCCGATAGCGTTGTGGTTGGCACGGCTATTACAGGGGTTGACCTCCTCGCTCAAAGATTTCTCCAAGCACTTTAG
- the purN gene encoding phosphoribosylglycinamide formyltransferase: protein MGNVDRDFALISPNISLVDVPLPRRAKLGILASGSGSNYGAIAAAIEAGELNADIPVLICNKPRAKVLERAAKFGTKTQLLNHREFDSREALDEAILACFREHGVEWVIMAGWMRIVTDVLLKGYENRILNIHPSILPSFKGIRAIEQALAAQVKVTGCSVHFASLEVDSGEIVMQAAVPIAPNDTAETLHARIQAQEHRIFPTAIALAIRDSEQ from the coding sequence ATGGGTAATGTTGATCGAGATTTTGCCTTAATTTCTCCAAATATTTCATTGGTTGATGTGCCACTTCCTCGCCGAGCTAAGTTGGGCATTTTAGCCTCTGGGAGTGGAAGTAATTATGGGGCGATCGCCGCCGCGATTGAAGCTGGTGAACTAAATGCAGACATTCCCGTTTTGATTTGCAACAAGCCCAGGGCAAAAGTCTTAGAGCGGGCGGCAAAATTTGGTACAAAAACACAGTTACTCAATCACCGGGAATTTGACTCGCGGGAAGCCCTAGATGAAGCAATTTTGGCTTGTTTCCGAGAGCATGGCGTGGAATGGGTGATTATGGCAGGCTGGATGCGGATTGTGACGGATGTTTTGCTGAAGGGTTACGAAAATCGCATTTTAAATATTCATCCCAGTATTTTGCCCAGTTTTAAAGGGATTCGAGCGATTGAACAAGCATTAGCAGCGCAAGTGAAAGTTACTGGTTGTTCAGTTCATTTTGCCAGCCTGGAAGTTGATAGTGGTGAAATTGTGATGCAAGCGGCGGTGCCAATTGCGCCAAATGACACTGCTGAAACCCTCCATGCCAGAATCCAAGCGCAGGAGCATCGGATTTTTCCTACGGCGATCGCCCTTGCAATTCGGGACAGCGAACAGTAA
- a CDS encoding phosphomannose isomerase type II C-terminal cupin domain, with protein sequence MTAETDTQAAPIETRNPPWGKVIVLEEGDRYRINRIEVKPGQHISTQMHYHRSEHWVVVSGTARVICNDQETMLTSKQSTYVPMNTRHRVENPGTIDLVMIEIQNGEFLGDEDIIRFDDDGKMLPKK encoded by the coding sequence ATGACTGCGGAGACTGACACTCAAGCTGCCCCCATTGAAACCCGTAACCCGCCCTGGGGGAAAGTGATTGTCCTCGAAGAAGGCGATCGCTACCGAATTAACCGGATTGAAGTAAAACCAGGACAACATATTAGTACCCAAATGCACTACCATCGCAGCGAACATTGGGTCGTTGTGTCGGGGACAGCTCGGGTAATTTGCAATGACCAAGAAACGATGTTGACCTCGAAGCAATCGACCTATGTCCCGATGAATACTCGCCACCGTGTCGAAAACCCTGGAACCATCGATTTGGTGATGATCGAAATTCAGAATGGTGAGTTTTTGGGTGATGAGGACATTATTCGCTTTGATGATGATGGCAAGATGTTACCGAAAAAATAA